Genomic DNA from Euzebyales bacterium:
CAGGGTGCTCGGTCTGACCGCGACCCCCTACCGGCAGGACGGACTCGATGCCCTGATCGCGATGCACTGCGGACCGATCCGCCACCACCCGGGGAAGGCTCCGACGGGCCTGAAGCTCCGGCTCGAGGTCCACGACACCCGCTTCAGGTTCCCCAGTAGCGAGCAAGCTGCCATCCAACAGATCTTCACCGCGTTGGCCGAGGACCCGCGACGCACCCGGCAGATCGCGACGGACGTCGCTGACGCGGTCGCCGCAGGTCGCCGCTGTCTGGTGCTCAGCGAGCGCAAGGCCCACCTGGCCGCACTGGCCAACGAACTCCGTGAGCATCGTGTCGACGTGGTCGTGCTGCACGGCAGCCTCAGCCGTGCTGACGAGCAACGGACGATGGACCGGCTCGAGACGATCGCCGACCAGCCCGTGGCCGTTGTGGCCACCGGCCAGTACGTCGGGGAAGGCTTTGACTGTCCACCACTGGACACGCTGTTCGTCGCGTTCCCCCTCTCGTCGAAGGGCAAGATCGTCCAGTACGTCGGTCGGGTGCTGCGGCCCTTCGACGGCAAGCACACCGTCCTCGTGCACGACTACCACGACGCCGCGGTGCCCGCGCTCAGCCGCATGCACGACAGGCGCCGGAAGGCCTACCGCTCGCTCGGGCTTGTCGGACGCGACGACCACCAACCCCAACTGTCTCTCGACCTGTGAACTTGGCGAGGTCGGCCGTCGCCGGCATCATGTCGTCGGGCGACAACATGACCAGGACCGTCAACTTCACGCACACTTGGAGCACTTTGCAGCTTGAACTTGACCGCTATGGTCAAGTTCGTGTCAACGACGATGGACGTGTTGTGCGAGCTGGCCGAGCCGCAGGCCGGGTACTTCACGACCGCGCAGGCCACCGAGGCGGGCGTGTCGAGTCGGGCGCTGTACCAGCGCACCCGCCGTGGCGACATCGACCACGTCCGCTACGGGCTGTACCGGCTGCGCCGCTTCCCCGCGCACCCGTTCGAGGATGTCGTCGCCGCCTGCTCGTGGGCCGGCGGCGACAGCGCGGCCAGCCACGAGATCGCACTGGCGGTCCACGGCATCTCCGACTCGATGCCGTCGGCGATCCACATCACCGTGCCCCGCCGGTACCGCGGCCGTCAGGACGGCGTCGTCATCCACCACGCCGATCTTCCCGACACCGACCGCACCCGCGTCGACGCGGTGCCGCTGACGACCATCGCCAGGACGCTGCACGACGTCGCGGCGACCCATGACCCCGCGCTGGTCGAACCAGCCGTCGCGCAGGCGGTCGCGCGAGGCACCCTGCGTCGTCGCCAGCTGCGACGGTTGGTCAGAGACACCCCGAGCCTTGCACCGATGGTCGTCGGCGCTGGCCGAGGAGTAGGTCACACATGGGCGCGACGGACTCATAAAGCGATCGTCGTGACTCGGCGCCTGGATGTCCTCGCCGGCTACGGTCACTCCGATCGCCGTCGCGGTGACCTTCGACCCTCGGTGGCGCTGCTCCCGCGCCGCGGATAACGGGCCAC
This window encodes:
- a CDS encoding type IV toxin-antitoxin system AbiEi family antitoxin domain-containing protein, coding for MNLTAMVKFVSTTMDVLCELAEPQAGYFTTAQATEAGVSSRALYQRTRRGDIDHVRYGLYRLRRFPAHPFEDVVAACSWAGGDSAASHEIALAVHGISDSMPSAIHITVPRRYRGRQDGVVIHHADLPDTDRTRVDAVPLTTIARTLHDVAATHDPALVEPAVAQAVARGTLRRRQLRRLVRDTPSLAPMVVGAGRGVGHTWARRTHKAIVVTRRLDVLAGYGHSDRRRGDLRPSVALLPRRG